The sequence below is a genomic window from Uranotaenia lowii strain MFRU-FL chromosome 2, ASM2978415v1, whole genome shotgun sequence.
CGCAACGTTTGCTTCAACACCACCGAGAACATTTCGGGAAATTCTTCCGGCGAGATAAACTGCACAAACTCGGTCGGGTCCAGCTTACCATCTTTGTTGGCATCGGCAGCCGAAAACATTTCCTTGTCGTCAGCAATCAGTTTCTTTTCTTCCTCTTTGTGCGGATCGGTCGGAGCAACTTTCTCGCCGTCTTCGTCGTCCTCGTTGTCCATTCCGTAAGTTTCGATGTAGTATTCATCCCAGGACACAACATCGTCTTCGTTCAGATCTACATCCTGGAAGCGGTCGGCAGATTCCTCCTCTAGCAAACTTTTGAACGAACGTAAGATCCAGGCCTTAAGCTCGTGACGATCGACAAAGCCATCCGAGTTCAGATCCATTTTGACCACTAGCAGAGCTAACCGGCGCTTGGATTCTTCCGGAGAAAGTTTATCAAACTCTTCTGCTTCCTTCACACTGCCAAGAATGGCCTCGTGGTCGAACTCCGAATGATGCTCTCCGCCATCCATATGGTGCGCGTCCCGGGGAGCGTAGCTGCCATCTTCCAGCCGTTCGCCGGTTTCCGCGTGACTGTGCCCATGTTTGTGTGTGGTGGCCGATTGGCAAATCACTAAAACGCATCCAGCCAACAGAATCAGCCCGAGCTGGAATCTACCAGAGAGCTCCATGGCATATGCTGGAGGGTCCGAAAAAGCTGCCGGTgctgaaacaaattttgacaaatggcTACATTAGATAATGAATGCGGTCTAAATTTATCTTCGCTGTGAGAAGCTATTTTTGGCTTAATTGTGCGGAATTTCCGACATGATGATGAAAATTGCTTTTTGGAATTCCAACTTACCTAGTCAGAAGAAAGTAtcttgtaattttgtaattttaatgaaCTATTTTCGGACCTTCCGTTCAACCCCTTTTTTCGTACGTGATGTAAACAATGCAGACGCCGATTAAAAACCTTCTAGATAGGGTGACTGACCCCAAGTTTGCCCGATATTAAACTGACATGTAAACTTAAACCACAGCTTAAACATCAAACTTATGTGTCTGAACTACTTTGTCATTAAAAATTCTATGCGTTTGACTTCTCTagataaaaatttatacaatatatttatatatataattTTTAACCGATTAGCCGACAAATCATGCTTGTACCCTTAAATATGCCCGAGCAGaatgtcaattttattcaactttATCCCGACATCGGATTGAAGAATGCGATTACAGAGAACGTGAGACTAGTTTATCGAAAGGGTATAATCATAAAGATTTCCAATCACAACTAATTGAAAacagatttacaaaattttcgatattttagcTTTAACAGGTTATTCGAGTGATAATACTTCTTCTAGCCATGGGTGgccaagacttgaaaattttgatgctgGCGGACagcagaaacaaatttttttttcgcatctaGGATCCGCCTGTATACAGGCTATATATGCTCTTTATGTAggtatattgaataaaaaaaaacaattttgcatATAGGTATTCAGGGGTCTTTAGGCTTCAAAATCTTAATGGCCCGAGGGCCAGATTAATTTTGACTATCAAAGACCCCCGAATTCATGCAAACGATTTTTCCATCCatgatacgaaattttcataaagaaattCAGTCTCTGCTTTCCGTTAGCTTAAAAAAggcaattttggggaaaattttcGTCACCCATTCTCTAGCGGGAACCATCAATTAAAATTATggataattttctatttttggtCTAAGTCGGGCTGTCATCGAAAGTAATACATTTCCCATTTACTAAATGTTGCATAATTATATTCGAGTATGACCTAGAGATTATGAGATAGTATCATCATAGTGTAAGATTTCCCTTTTTCTTAACCTCGACTATAGAGAACTTTTTAAGAGAGATGAAAATAAAGTTAAGTAAATAAAGATCAACCACTAAGTCATTGTTTTTGGTGTAAAGTATTGCTCGCacacaattttaaattataaacagAATAAAATGCTGAAGAATTTCCAGCTGAAAAGCAGCTGTGGAAACGAATACAAATCTTATAATATGTAATCTATAAGTTCAATAACCTTTCTTCAATCACTTATGTATGAGATTTGAGAACATGGGACAAAATCTTAAATCATCTtaaccaaaaacaaattttaaaaaaatatatgaaaaacaaactttgaaTAAACTGATTCTTTCTGCAGCATCTCCAAGAAACGGTGCCATTATCAATAATGTGTGCTTTAGAGTATTTTGGTATAAAATGTATACGTTTGGGATAGAGAATATCGCCCCGCTACGTCAGTTACAATTATGACGAAATCTGCGTCTCTTCGACGCCACCAGCTTCCTGTTACCAGCGGAGCGGCGTCAGTTTGTTGTTGTGCAATCCATTGTTGGCCGCAACCACGCCCTGTGCCTGGGAAGGGCTAATGGTAATAAGCGGAGCCAACCGTTCCGTAAACCGGGCGTAGTTCCGCTCCAATTCCTTTTGGTAGTCCTTCTGATCCGAAAGAATGAGGTTGCGATTCTTCTTCAGCGCATCCGAACACCTGAAAT
It includes:
- the LOC129744590 gene encoding reticulocalbin-2, translating into MELSGRFQLGLILLAGCVLVICQSATTHKHGHSHAETGERLEDGSYAPRDAHHMDGGEHHSEFDHEAILGSVKEAEEFDKLSPEESKRRLALLVVKMDLNSDGFVDRHELKAWILRSFKSLLEEESADRFQDVDLNEDDVVSWDEYYIETYGMDNEDDEDGEKVAPTDPHKEEEKKLIADDKEMFSAADANKDGKLDPTEFVQFISPEEFPEMFSVVLKQTLRNKDTNNDGKIDFQEYVAEQSRGHDKEWLLTEKDRFDNDYDKDGDGYLNGNEILSWILPSNEEVAEEEVSHLFASADDDHDDRLSHHEIIDKYDIFVGSEATDYGDHLQNIHHFEDEL